Proteins co-encoded in one Klebsiella michiganensis genomic window:
- a CDS encoding glycerol dehydrogenase → MLAIKSPKAYLQRPGLRAKVGEYVKPLASHIRIITSPKAWQAVNPELTQSLDAHGIRWEVTWLAGECTDEAISGLSEQTFEQGASAILAIGGGRVLDCAKAAGDKLEHVSVINFSTLAATCAAWSPVAIIYNAEGGHLRSQPLKKMPALVLVDSEVIASSPARYLKAGIVDALAKWYEFRPYQRQNPDSLALDLKVMAAQRAVEAYRQWGDEAVEDNQAQRVSFALERVIDANIVLAGLANSMRDDLPTPGVAHAIHNRLTHQPELHTWLHGEKVGYCLLVQSLLEQKNGEPDHELVALLRRFGSPLRLPELTGSRAERFRALATQFSFPAASAARLPFALSPDSLEQALLATDHFSPPLQDNF, encoded by the coding sequence GTGTTAGCGATCAAATCCCCCAAAGCCTATCTGCAACGGCCCGGCCTGCGGGCCAAAGTCGGCGAGTACGTCAAGCCCCTTGCCAGCCACATTCGCATTATTACCTCCCCCAAAGCCTGGCAGGCCGTAAACCCAGAACTGACTCAGAGCCTCGACGCCCACGGGATCCGCTGGGAAGTCACCTGGCTTGCCGGGGAATGCACCGACGAGGCCATCAGCGGCCTTAGCGAACAGACGTTTGAGCAAGGTGCCAGCGCCATACTGGCTATCGGCGGCGGGCGGGTGCTCGACTGCGCCAAAGCCGCTGGCGATAAGCTGGAGCACGTTTCCGTCATCAACTTTTCTACGCTGGCAGCCACCTGTGCGGCCTGGTCACCGGTGGCGATTATCTACAACGCCGAAGGTGGGCACCTGCGCAGCCAGCCGCTGAAGAAAATGCCGGCGCTGGTTCTGGTCGACAGCGAAGTGATTGCCAGCAGCCCCGCGCGTTACCTGAAAGCCGGCATTGTTGACGCCCTGGCAAAATGGTACGAATTCCGCCCTTATCAGCGCCAGAATCCCGACAGCCTCGCACTCGATCTTAAGGTGATGGCCGCTCAGCGTGCCGTCGAGGCTTATCGTCAGTGGGGCGATGAGGCGGTTGAAGACAACCAGGCGCAGCGAGTGAGCTTTGCGCTGGAACGCGTTATTGACGCGAATATCGTGTTAGCCGGGCTGGCTAACAGCATGCGTGATGATTTGCCCACGCCCGGCGTCGCCCACGCCATTCATAACCGACTCACCCACCAGCCGGAATTACATACCTGGCTGCACGGCGAAAAAGTCGGTTACTGCCTGCTGGTGCAGTCCCTGCTTGAGCAAAAAAACGGCGAGCCGGACCACGAACTTGTGGCGCTGCTGCGCCGTTTCGGCAGCCCGCTGCGCCTCCCGGAACTGACCGGCAGCCGGGCAGAAAGATTCCGGGCGTTAGCCACACAGTTTAGTTTCCCTGCGGCCAGTGCTGCCCGGCTGCCGTTTGCACTCTCGCCAGACTCGCTGGAACAAGCGCTGCTTGCCACCGACCATTTTTCACCGCCGCTTCAGGACAATTTTTGA
- a CDS encoding nitrilotriacetate monooxygenase, translating to MDTLTANKRLRLGLFVQPVGQHVSGWRLTEQLGSPTDIDWLITLAKKAEAGRFDLFFVGDALATSMYRLPSTMARLEPLTLLSALAVHTRRIGLAATASTTFSDPFTMARSFSSLDHISRGRAAWNVVTSFSADVAKNFSRDDMPNHAERYARAREFLDVAFKLWEGWQEGAVQPDKQSGQYFVNEKIQPINHVGEHFQVQGPLNITRSPQGRPVIIEAGSSSDGQKLAAETAEVIFTAAASLEEAQAFYQSQKNQVKAAGRNPDQVVIMPGVMPIIGRTREEATALWKSLNALVDIDNGLKQLSLRFGMDMSAFPLDGPVPEVPLGEGNQSRVKLMTDLAKRENLTLRELAAVAAGSRGHRVIVGTADDIADDFQLWLEQGGADGFNIMPAVMPEQLDLFVELVMPELRRRGLYPAEYEHATLRENLGLPVV from the coding sequence ATCGACACTCTCACCGCAAATAAACGCCTGCGTCTTGGCCTGTTCGTTCAACCTGTTGGCCAGCACGTTAGCGGCTGGCGTCTCACGGAGCAGCTTGGTTCACCGACGGATATCGACTGGCTGATTACCCTTGCCAAAAAAGCCGAAGCAGGCCGCTTCGACCTGTTCTTTGTCGGCGATGCGCTAGCCACCAGTATGTACCGCCTGCCTTCGACCATGGCGCGCCTGGAGCCGCTGACCCTGCTGTCTGCCCTGGCCGTCCACACTCGGCGCATTGGTCTGGCGGCAACCGCGTCCACAACCTTTAGCGACCCGTTTACCATGGCACGCAGCTTCTCATCGCTGGACCACATTAGCCGTGGTCGCGCCGCATGGAACGTGGTGACTTCTTTCTCGGCCGATGTGGCAAAAAACTTCAGCCGCGATGACATGCCAAACCATGCCGAGCGCTACGCCCGCGCCCGTGAATTTCTGGACGTCGCTTTTAAGCTGTGGGAAGGCTGGCAGGAAGGCGCGGTCCAGCCGGACAAACAGAGCGGGCAGTATTTTGTGAACGAGAAAATTCAGCCTATTAACCATGTGGGCGAACATTTTCAGGTGCAGGGGCCGCTCAATATCACCCGCTCTCCGCAAGGACGCCCGGTGATCATCGAAGCCGGCTCGTCCTCTGACGGGCAGAAACTAGCCGCAGAAACCGCCGAGGTCATCTTCACGGCCGCAGCAAGCCTGGAAGAAGCGCAGGCGTTTTATCAGTCGCAAAAAAACCAGGTTAAAGCCGCAGGCCGTAACCCCGACCAGGTGGTGATTATGCCCGGCGTGATGCCGATTATTGGCCGCACCCGTGAAGAAGCGACCGCACTCTGGAAATCGCTAAATGCGCTGGTGGATATAGACAATGGCCTGAAACAACTTTCGCTGCGCTTTGGCATGGACATGTCAGCCTTCCCGCTGGATGGCCCCGTGCCTGAAGTACCGCTGGGCGAAGGTAACCAAAGCCGCGTGAAGCTGATGACCGACCTGGCAAAACGCGAAAACCTGACGCTGCGCGAGCTGGCTGCCGTTGCCGCCGGATCTCGCGGGCACCGCGTCATCGTCGGTACCGCCGACGATATTGCCGACGACTTCCAGCTTTGGCTTGAGCAAGGCGGCGCGGACGGCTTCAACATCATGCCCGCCGTCATGCCGGAGCAGTTGGATCTGTTCGTTGAGCTGGTCATGCCTGAACTGCGTCGTCGGGGCCTGTATCCGGCCGAGTATGAACACGCGACGCTGCGTGAGAACCTTGGCCTGCCGGTGGTGTAA
- a CDS encoding aspartate aminotransferase (catalyzes the formation of oxalozcetate and L-glutamate from L-aspartate and 2-oxoglutarate) yields the protein MKLSQRVQRVTLSANAAARDLTRQLKADGVDILDLTTGEPDFDTPRHIREAAWQAMEEGQTRYTPTQGTLLLRKAVQAKLLRENNLDFTSDEIVIANGAKQIIFNAFAATLDDGDEVLVPAPYWPTFPDSVRFNGGEAVILACPLEQHYKLLPAQLEQAITPRTRWLVLNNPGNPSGMVYSPQELEALADVLRQHPQVWILLDELYEHILFDARQHVNLLNVAPDLRQRTLLVGGVSKTYAMTGWRIGYGAAPVPLAHQLAVVQSQISSGASAVSQAAAAAAFNGGLDFLPQQVAAYQARRDALVDILRPVEGLELLQPEGAFFVFIRVAGLLGRVKANGKRLEHEEDVMHLLLENGVSGVAGSAYGLSPYFRLSIATDFDTVVEAGRRIARACATLR from the coding sequence ATGAAACTTTCACAGCGAGTCCAGCGGGTGACGCTATCGGCCAACGCGGCGGCAAGAGATTTAACCCGCCAGTTGAAGGCCGATGGCGTGGACATCCTCGACCTGACGACCGGCGAACCTGATTTCGACACGCCGCGCCACATTCGTGAAGCCGCGTGGCAGGCAATGGAAGAGGGGCAAACCCGCTATACGCCAACGCAGGGGACTTTACTACTGCGGAAAGCCGTTCAGGCCAAGCTTCTGCGCGAGAATAATCTCGACTTCACCAGCGACGAAATCGTCATCGCCAACGGGGCCAAGCAGATAATCTTCAATGCTTTCGCCGCCACGCTTGATGACGGGGATGAAGTTCTGGTGCCCGCCCCCTACTGGCCGACGTTCCCGGATAGCGTCCGCTTTAACGGCGGAGAAGCCGTCATTCTTGCCTGCCCGCTGGAACAGCACTACAAGCTGCTCCCGGCCCAGCTTGAGCAAGCCATCACGCCCCGCACCCGCTGGCTGGTGCTGAATAATCCCGGCAATCCTTCTGGCATGGTTTATAGCCCGCAAGAGCTTGAGGCGCTGGCCGACGTTCTGCGCCAGCACCCGCAAGTCTGGATCCTGCTGGACGAATTGTATGAGCACATCCTGTTCGACGCTCGCCAGCACGTAAACCTGCTCAACGTTGCGCCAGATCTGCGGCAGCGCACGCTGCTGGTCGGCGGCGTCTCCAAAACCTATGCCATGACGGGCTGGCGTATCGGCTATGGCGCTGCCCCCGTGCCGCTGGCGCATCAGCTCGCGGTGGTGCAATCGCAAATTAGCTCCGGCGCAAGCGCCGTCAGCCAGGCCGCTGCGGCCGCCGCGTTTAACGGTGGGCTGGATTTCCTGCCGCAGCAGGTGGCCGCTTATCAGGCGCGGCGTGATGCCCTGGTCGATATTTTGCGACCGGTTGAAGGGCTGGAACTTCTCCAGCCTGAAGGGGCATTCTTTGTTTTTATCCGCGTCGCAGGTTTGCTCGGCAGGGTGAAAGCGAACGGTAAACGCCTTGAACATGAAGAGGATGTGATGCACTTATTGCTGGAAAACGGTGTTTCAGGCGTGGCGGGAAGCGCCTACGGGCTTTCTCCCTATTTCCGGCTTTCCATTGCCACCGACTTCGACACGGTTGTAGAAGCCGGCAGGCGAATAGCGCGCGCCTGCGCCACGCTAAGGTAG
- a CDS encoding hydrolase — protein sequence MKELLAEHRPLAEQIQAFRHDMHRFPELSNQEFETTKKIRAALGEAGIRVLDLPLKTGLVAEVGGFQPGPLVVLRSDIDALPIEEESGVAFSSQHKGVMHACGHDFHTSAALGAAILLRQQEERLPGRVRILFQAAEETGLGAPELIATGALDDAAVIFGIHNDPTLPVGVLGGKDGALTAGVDRFEIKIAAKGAHAAKPHEGNDPIVIVSQIVTAAQTLISRNLPSEQNAVVSITQIHSGSTWNVIPDTAYMEGTVRTFNAQARELIEKRFRALLNGLAVAFDAQIEFLWHAGPPSVVNTPEWVAFALAQASEVGFEARRVEASPIGEDFSFYQQKVPGTFMMVGSGGPWALHHPKFRVDDNALFPTAQYLAQLAEKALEKLS from the coding sequence ATGAAAGAGCTTCTCGCCGAACACCGGCCACTGGCCGAACAGATTCAGGCTTTCCGCCACGATATGCATCGCTTCCCCGAGTTATCCAATCAGGAATTCGAAACCACTAAAAAAATTCGGGCTGCCCTGGGCGAGGCCGGAATCCGCGTGCTTGATTTGCCGTTAAAGACGGGCCTGGTTGCGGAGGTCGGTGGTTTTCAGCCGGGGCCGTTAGTGGTCCTGCGTTCTGACATTGACGCACTGCCCATTGAAGAAGAGTCCGGCGTGGCGTTCAGTTCTCAGCACAAAGGCGTAATGCATGCCTGTGGGCACGATTTTCATACGTCAGCCGCATTAGGGGCAGCCATTTTGCTTCGCCAGCAGGAGGAGCGCCTGCCCGGGAGAGTGCGAATTCTTTTCCAGGCGGCGGAAGAAACGGGCCTTGGAGCCCCGGAGCTGATCGCCACAGGCGCCCTGGATGACGCGGCGGTTATTTTTGGCATTCATAACGATCCTACCCTGCCGGTGGGCGTGCTGGGCGGCAAAGACGGGGCGTTAACGGCGGGCGTCGATCGTTTCGAAATTAAGATCGCGGCCAAAGGTGCCCACGCCGCCAAACCTCACGAAGGCAACGATCCGATCGTGATAGTCAGCCAGATAGTGACTGCGGCGCAGACGCTGATCAGCCGTAATCTGCCGTCCGAACAGAATGCGGTTGTTTCTATCACGCAGATCCACAGCGGCAGCACATGGAACGTTATTCCTGACACCGCTTATATGGAGGGAACGGTGCGCACCTTCAACGCGCAGGCGCGTGAACTGATTGAAAAGCGTTTCCGTGCTTTGCTGAATGGCCTTGCGGTGGCGTTTGACGCCCAAATTGAGTTTCTGTGGCACGCGGGGCCGCCTTCGGTGGTCAACACGCCCGAATGGGTGGCGTTTGCCCTGGCGCAGGCGAGTGAGGTGGGTTTTGAGGCTCGCCGGGTTGAAGCGAGCCCCATCGGGGAAGATTTTTCGTTCTATCAGCAGAAGGTGCCCGGTACTTTCATGATGGTCGGCTCCGGCGGGCCCTGGGCGCTGCACCACCCTAAATTCAGGGTGGATGACAACGCGCTGTTCCCGACCGCCCAGTATCTGGCGCAGCTGGCGGAGAAGGCGCTGGAAAAACTGTCTTAG
- a CDS encoding acetyltransferase, producing MSDSFRQLTAEDTAIYYPLVHEAYASARELGIKFDAASADAEKMQAHINSHAVYGMFRDGELIASVTLRYPWGPLPGPFGLPHIGWFATAPRLRGQRLGARLLDWLEQAVLHRELRAPAYSLGTAESHPWLIQLYRSLGFETVSTKDLGKGHITVYMQKTISPRQPAFERCFRRT from the coding sequence ATGAGCGACAGCTTTCGTCAGTTAACCGCTGAAGATACCGCGATTTATTATCCACTGGTGCATGAGGCATATGCCTCCGCGCGCGAGCTGGGCATTAAGTTCGATGCCGCCAGCGCCGATGCGGAAAAAATGCAGGCCCACATCAATAGCCACGCCGTTTATGGCATGTTCCGCGACGGCGAGCTTATCGCGTCGGTCACGCTCCGTTACCCGTGGGGGCCGCTGCCGGGGCCGTTTGGCCTGCCGCATATCGGCTGGTTTGCCACCGCCCCGCGGCTTCGGGGCCAGCGCCTTGGCGCCCGGTTACTCGACTGGCTTGAGCAGGCCGTACTACACCGGGAGCTACGCGCGCCCGCTTATTCACTGGGCACCGCCGAGAGCCATCCCTGGTTGATTCAGCTCTACCGCTCGCTGGGATTTGAAACAGTCAGTACCAAAGATCTCGGTAAAGGCCACATCACCGTTTATATGCAGAAAACCATTAGCCCCAGACAGCCCGCTTTCGAGCGATGTTTCAGGAGGACATAA
- a CDS encoding 5-deoxyglucuronate isomerase codes for MAELLSRWQQPDSQGQTQHITPENAGWGYVGFAAYQLQEGQVLELPAVDEERCLVLVAGRATVDTPLARFPEIGDRMSPFERRKPWAVYVTSGEAVKVQALTALELAVCSAPGKGTYATRLIAPQDIDAEARGKGHNQRYVHNILPEDKPADSLLVVEVYTNEGCTSSYPSHKHDTDNPPNETYLEETYYHRLNPSQGFCLQRVYTDDRALDECMAVYDKDVVKVPKGYHPVATMAGYDSYYLNVMAGPVRKWMFTWEKDHAWVNGSEYGTQPK; via the coding sequence ATGGCCGAATTACTTTCCCGCTGGCAACAGCCAGACTCGCAGGGGCAGACGCAGCATATCACGCCGGAAAACGCGGGCTGGGGCTACGTGGGATTTGCCGCTTATCAGCTTCAGGAAGGGCAAGTGCTGGAGCTGCCGGCCGTGGACGAGGAGCGCTGCCTGGTTCTGGTCGCAGGCCGCGCGACGGTGGACACGCCTCTCGCTCGCTTTCCTGAAATAGGGGATCGCATGAGCCCGTTTGAGCGCCGCAAGCCCTGGGCCGTGTACGTGACGTCCGGTGAGGCGGTAAAGGTTCAGGCGCTCACCGCGCTCGAACTGGCCGTTTGCTCCGCGCCAGGCAAAGGGACTTATGCCACGCGACTTATTGCCCCACAGGATATTGATGCCGAAGCGCGCGGCAAAGGCCACAACCAGCGCTATGTCCACAATATCCTCCCGGAGGATAAGCCCGCCGACAGTCTGCTGGTGGTGGAGGTGTACACCAACGAGGGCTGCACCAGCTCATACCCGAGCCACAAGCACGATACCGATAACCCGCCCAACGAGACTTATCTTGAAGAGACCTATTATCACCGGCTCAACCCGTCGCAGGGGTTCTGTTTGCAGCGCGTTTACACCGATGACCGCGCGCTGGATGAGTGCATGGCGGTGTACGACAAAGACGTGGTGAAAGTGCCGAAGGGCTACCATCCGGTGGCCACGATGGCCGGGTACGACAGCTATTACCTGAACGTGATGGCGGGGCCGGTACGCAAGTGGATGTTTACCTGGGAGAAAGATCACGCCTGGGTGAACGGCAGCGAGTACGGCACTCAGCCGAAGTAA